CCGGCCGGGCGATCTGGGCGGCGGTGGACGTTCCCTGCGCGAGCAACAGCATCGGGAACGCGTACAGCAGGTTGAACGTGGCGGCCTTGCCCAGATAATTGACCTCGAACGGGCCGTAGCCGCGCACGCGCAGCACGGCCAGGCAGGCGCCGACCACCACTTCGCGGCCGACCAGCACCACGGCCACCCACCACGGCACGATGTCGCGCACGACGAACGCGACGAGGGTGGCGAGGATGTAGAGCCGGTCGGCCGCCGGGTCGAGCAGGGCGCCGAGCCTGCTTGTCTGGTCGAGCCAGCGGGCGATCTTGCCGTCGAGCCAGTCGGAGAGGCCCGCCGCGACCAGCACGACGAGCGCCCAGCCGTCCGCGTGGGGCCCGAGCAGCAGGTACAGGAACAGGGGCACGCCGAGCAGCCGCAGCACGCTGAGCGCGTTGGGGATGGTCAGGAGCCTGTCGGCCGGATCGTGCGACACGCACGCACTGTAGTCACTGGCCGCGCGTGCGGCTCCAGCCGCGGCGTTGCAGTTCGTCACCGCTGAGCGCCTGCGGACGACCGCGGTCGTCGACGCCGACCCAGCGGGCCCGGAAACCTTCGAGCACGTAGGCGTGGCCTTGACTCCAGACCACGCTGCACGGGGCTGTGGGCAGCGATCCCGTCCCGGTGGTGCCGGGACGCGCCGCCTTGCGCTTCGCGGGCTCGGACTCGGTTTCCGTTCTGGTGCTCATGTGAAATCCCTCCATCAGGGTTGTCGCTCACGGCCTTCGTGGCGTTATCCCCGATACGGAATTCTGCGCGACTGTGGTCGGGACCACTCCGCTTCCGGGCCCGGCCGCGCCGGGAGGCGGGTTTCGGTCGCCGAGTTGTGCAGATCCCGAAGTACGCCTTCCTTCGAGGTGTAACCGGCATCGGCCGGATCAAACCGCTCACCGTGCGTGGCACGCCGCACACCGAAAAGCGCACTACACTGGCACCCGTCATGTCGCCGCCCACGCGCTTGTGGTGTCGCCACGGGCTCCGTAACGTGGGTGGCGCAGCGGTTGAGCCAACAGCCGCGCCGGGAAGTCCGGCTAGCGGGCACGTTTCCGCCACGCTGCTGTTCAGTGTTGCGCACCCTGTCGTGCGACCGGGCTTCCCACCAAGGCGGTTCCAGCTGAAGCTGAAGAGGAGAGCCTCGTGACGGTTCAGGATCCGGACGTCGTGGCGACGAGCGGAGCCGAGTCCGCCGCAGCCGCAGGCCCGCGGGCCGGGCAGATCTGGCTCACCGTTCGCACGGTGTCCGAAGGGGTCACCGTGGTCGCGGTGAGCGGTGAGGTCGACATGCTCACCGCTCCGCAGTTGCGCGCGGACGTGCTGCCCCACCTCGACGAGAGCAGCACCCTGGTGCTCGACATGTCCGGCGTGAGCTTCCTCGGCTCGGCCGGTCTGGCGGTGCTGGTGGAGGCGTCCCAGCACGCCAAGCGCCGTGGCGCGGCGTTCCGCGTCGTGGCCGTCGAGCGCGCGGTGACCCGCCCGTTGGCCGCGACCGGCCTGGGTGAGGTGTTCAGCGTGTTCGAGTCGGTCGAGCGCGCGTTGGAGGCCGACGAACCCCGTTGAGACCGAGTGCCGGTCTAGCCGTGCGGAACCAGGTCGATGACTTGATCCACGCCCGCCGCGACGAGTGCGCGGCGGGCGTGGCCGTCTTCGGGTGCTCGCACGACGACCCGGTTGCCCGCCGCGGCGGCCGCGTCGGCGACGGCTCTCAGGCTCCGGATCAGGCCTTCGTTGCGTTCGCCGACGTCACGCAGGTCGACCACGACGGGCACGGTGCCGCCGCGGGCCGCGGTGAGGATGCGGCGGCGGACGGCGGGCGCGGCGTGGGCCGGCACGTCCCCGAGCACGACCACCTCCACCCAGCCGTCACGTGCGGCGACCTGCACGGGATCCGGCGGCGTGGACGGCGCCAGGAACGTGCCGCGCGATCTGCGCCCGGGGGTGAGGACGAGGGTGACGGTGGTGCCGTCCGGCTGCCGGTCGACCAGCACCTCGTCGACGTTCTCGCGCATCAGCAGCAGGCCGCGGCCTCGGGTGGACAGGGTGGGCGCCGGCACGTGCCAGCAGCCGTGGTCGGCGACGACGACCACGACGCGGCCGTCGGGCCGTGCCTCGGCGTCGATGTGCACGGTGCCGGCCGAGGCGGAGGCGTACGCGTGCTCGACGGCGTTGCTCGCCGCCTCGTTCACCGCGATGAGCAGGTCGTACCGGTCGTCCTCGGACAGGCCTTCGCGGGCCAGCCAGGAATCGAGTCGGGCGCGGACCGCCGCGAGTTCCCCGGGCCGGGCCGGGAACTCCACTCCCCAGTGGTGGTCCGCGAGTTGATCGGTCAAAAGGCCTCCTGTCGCACCAGTCAGTCTTCCCGGACCGCGCGTCGCCTACACGTGTGAGCGACGATCAGTTCGGGTACCGATAGCTTCAGCAGCACAACAAGACAGAACGGACGACGAGGTGAGCGTGTCGCACACTGAGCCGCGCAGCGGTGAGTCGGAGAACGCCCTGGCCGGGGTCGAGTTGCGGATGGCTGCGGATCCCACGCAGCTGTCCATCGTCCGCGCCGTGGCCGCCGATATCGCCATGCGGCAGGATTTCGACCTGGACTCCATCGAGGACTTGAAGCTGGCGGTGGACGAGGCGTGCTCGACCCTCATCTCGCTGGCCACGACGGACGCCGTGCTCAGCGCCCGGTTCATCGTGGTCGACGGCGCGGTGCAGGTGTTCACGGAGGTGGGTTCGGAGCGGTCGGCGCCGCCGGACCGGGACAGCTTCGGCTGGCGGGTGCTGAGCGCGCTGGTCGACTCGGTCACGACGTGGGTCGCGCCGCGGGCCGACGCGTTCGAGGTGCACATCGACCTGGTCAAGCGGTCACTGGGGACGGTGGATGCGTGACGGGGTCCGACGGGGGCACGACACGGTCCGGCACCCAGGGGGACTACGACCACCTGGCGCCGCTGTTCGTCCGGCTCGCCGCGACCGCCAAGGACGACCCGGAGCGGGAGCGGCTGCGCGACGAGTTGGTGACCGAGCACCTGCCCGTGGCCAAGCACATCGCGCGGCGGTTCGGGCACCGCGGTGAGCCGTACGACGACCTGGTGCAGGTCGCCACGGTCGGTCTGATCAACGCGGTGGACCGGTTCGACCCGGAGCGGGGCAGCGACTTCCTGTCGTTCGCGGTGCCCACGATCATGGGCGAGGTCCGCAAGTACTTCCGGGACTCCAGCTGGTCGGTGCGGATGCCGCGGCGGCTCAAGGAGCTGCACCTGGCGATCAACGCGGGGTCCGCGCGGCTGTCGCAGGAGCTGGGCCGGGCGCCGACGCCGAGCGAGCTGGCGCAGCACCTCGGGCTGAGCCGGGAGGAGATCCACGAGGGGCTGGCGGCGGGCAACGCCTACCACAGCGCGTCGCTGGACGACCTGCTCGTGGCGGACGACAGCTCGATCTCGCTGGGCAGCACGCTGGGCGAGGAGGACCCGGAGCTGGAGGCGATCGAGCAGCGGGAGGCGTTGCACCCGTTGCTGGAGAAACTGCCGGAGCGGGAGCGGAAGATCGTCGTGATGCGGTTCTTCGGGAACATGACGCAGACGCAGATCGCGCAGAAGGTCGGGATCTCGCAGATGCACGTGTCGCGGTTGCTGGCGAAGACGCTGCGGCAGCTGCGCGAGGGTCTGACCGAATAGGACTCCTCCGGACAGCGCTCCGCCGGAGTGGACTGTTCCGGCGAGGACTGTGCCGCGGGGGACTGTCGCGCCGAGGACGGTCGCGCCGAACATTCGAGGCCGCCTGACTTCCGGGTCAGGCGGCCTCGGCGTGTTCAGAGGGGTGTCGGATTGCGTGTCGGGTTGCGTGTCGGGTTGCGTGTTCGGCCTCGGCATTCGGGGGTCGGAACGGGAGGCTCGCCGGACGGTCAGGCGGCGGAGCGGCGGCGGTTCGCGATGATGCGGCGGCGCTCGTCCTCCCCCATACCGCCCCAGACGCCGTATGGCTCCTGCACCGCCAACGCGTGCTCGCGGCACGGGTCCACGACCGGACAACGGGCGCAGAGTTGCTTGGCCTTCTCCTCCCGGGCCGCACGGGCGGAACCCCGTTCGTTGTCCGGGTGGAAGAACACGGCACTGTCACGGCCTCGGCACAACCCCTCCTTCTGCCAGTCCCAGACGTCGGTCACGGGCTTGGGCAAGCGCGCGGTGCTGGTCATCGGATGAACCCCCTAGCGGTGTCACATGTCCTTGATCACGGCGTACCCGCTGGTCCGGGGAGGGCAAACGTGGTGCGCCTCATCGGATTACCCGAGGGCCCGATTCGTTCGGGCTCCTGATCACTCCGGTTCCTCCTGCGCGAGCCGCTCGTCGAGGGTTTCGCCCTCGCGCAGCTCACGCTTCGTGGTGCCGTGGCGGTCGGCGCCGCTCCAGTGCTCGGGCGGCTCGACGCCCTGCTCCAGCGGGTCGACGTCGAGTTCGTCCTCGTCCAGCTGTTCGGTCTCGTCCAGCGGACGTTCGTTCGGATCGGTCATCGCGCACCTCCGGGTGATCGGCTCGCGGGTGACTGGGCGGTGAGCGCGGGCGCCACCGTCTCGGCCCAGAACGAGAAGAACCGCTCCTGGTCCGGGCCGATCTGCTGGACGTAGATCTCGTCGTAGCCGGCGTCGGCGTACTCGCGGACCGCGTCCACGTACGGCTGCGGATCGGGGCCGACGGGCAGCGCGGACGCCACCATCTCCTCGGTGACCAGCGTCGAGGCCTGCTCGAAGTGCCGCGGCGTGGGCAGCACCTGTGCCAGTTCGCCGGGCAGCTGCTCGTTGGCCCACAACCGGTGCGCGGTCTTCACACCGGCCTCGGCGGAGTCCGCGTGGCACACCTTGAACCCGGCCTGGGTCGGCTTGCCCTCGCCGCCGGCGGACCGGAACTTCGAGATCAACGAGGAGTCCGGCATGGTCGAGCACAGTCCGTCGCCGATCCGCCCGGCGAGGTCCGCCGCCTTCGGCCCGAACGCCGACACGTACACCGGAACGGGTGACGGCGGCAGCGTGTAGAGCCGGGCGTTCTCGACCGTGTAGTGCCGGCCGCGGTGGCTGACCTCGTCGCCCGTCCACAGTGCCCGCATGACCTCGACGGCCTCTTCCAGCATCTCCAGCCGTTCCGGCGCGGACGGCCACGGGTCGCCGAAGATGTGCTCGTTCAGCGCCTCACCGCTGCCCACACCGAGGGTGAACCCGCCGCGGCACTGGACGGCGGCCGTCGCGGCGGCCTGGGCCACCACGGCCGGGTGAATCCGGACTGTCGGACAGGTGACGGCGGTCGTCACGGGCAGCGAGGTGACCTCGGACAGCGCGCCGATGACGGACCACACGAACGGGCTGTTGCCCTGCTCGGCGTTCCACGGGTGGTAGTGGTCGGAGATCCACAGCCGCTCGAAACCGGCCTGTTCCGCCCACCGCGCCTGCCGCACCAGCTCACGCGGTCCGGACTCCTCGCTGGAGAGGAAGTAACCCATCGAGACCATGGCCGACGGTTACCCGCGCAGGAATTCCTGAACCTTGGTCCGCACGCCGCGCCGCACCACGTCCCACGCGTCCGGGTCGCCCCTCAGCATCGCCTCGACGGTGGCCTTGGTCTGGTCGAACGTCGTGTGCGGCGGGATCGGCGGCACGTTCGGGTCGCACCGGACGTCCAGCACGACGGGCTTGGTCGCGGTCAGCGCCCGGTCCCACGCCGCGCCGAGGTCCGCCGGGTCGTCCACGTCGACGCCCTCCAGCCCGATCGACCGGGCGAACGCGGCGTAGCCGACGTCGGGCAGCACCTGGGACTGCTCGAACTTGGGTTCGCCGCCCATGGCCCGCAGCTCCCACGTCACCTGGTTGAGATCGTTGTTGTGCAGCACGCACACCACGCAGCGCGGGTCGGCCCACTCCTCGTGGTAGCGGGCGATGGTGATCAGCTCGGCGAGCCCGTTCATCTGCATCGCGCCGTCGCCGACGAGCGCCACGGCGGGCCGGTCGGGGTGGGCGAACTTCGCGCCGATCGCGTACGGGACGCCGGCGCCCATGGTGGCGAGCGTGCCCGACAGCGATCCGCGCATCCGGCCGCGCAGCTTCACCAGCCGTGCGTACCAGTTGGCCGCGCTGCCGGAGTCGGCGGTGACGATCGCGTCCTCGGGGAGCCGGGGCGACAGCTCCCACATGATCCGCATCGGGTTCACCGGCTCGGCGTCCACAAAGGACTGTCGGCGCAAGGTCTCCCACCAGTCGGCCACGTTGCGCTCGACGGTCTCCCGCCACGACCGGTCCTCCTTGCGCCGCACCGCTCGCAACACCGCCCGCAACGTCGCGGAGGCGTCACCGACGAGGTTGACCTCGGTCGGGTAGCGCATGCCGATCATCCGACCGTCGACGTCGACCTGAACGGCACGCGCGGCGTCGAACGCGGGCAGGAACTGCGAGTAGGGGAAGCTGGAGCCGACGATCAGCAACGTGTCGCAGTCGCGCATCAGCTCGTAGCTGGGCCGGGTGCCGAGCAGTCCGATCGACCCGGTCACCCACGGCTCGTCGTCGGGCAGCACGTCCTTGCCCAGCAACGCCTTCGCCACGCCCGCGCCGAGCACGTCGGCGAGTTCGCGCACCTCGTCGGCGGCTCCGCGGGCGCCCTGGCCGACGAGGATCGCCACCCGCTCCCCCGCGTTCAGCACCTCCACCGCGCGCCGCACGTCCTCCTCCGACGGCACGGCGGTGGCCCACGAATGGCTCGGCGCGCTCGACGGCACGTGCTTGAACGCGTGTTCCGGCGGCGAGTACTCCAGCTCCTGCACGTCCGCCGGGATGATCAACGCGGTGGGCGCGCGCTGCGACTCGGCGGTGCGGATGGCCCGGTCCAGCGCGTTGGGCAGCTGCTCGGGCACCGTCACGTCGACCAGGTACTCGGAGGCGACGTCCTTGAACAGCGAGTGCAGGTCGACTTCCTGCTGGTAGCTGCTCCCCATAGCGGTGCGGGCGGTCTGGCCGACGATCGCGACCACCGGCACGTGGTCGAGCTTGGCGTCGTACAGGCCGTTGAGCAGGTGGATCGCGCCGGGCCCTGACGTGGCCAGGCACACCCCGACCCGGCCGCTGAACTTCGCGTAGCCGACGGCTTCGAGCGCGGACATCTCCTCGTGCCGGGACTGGATGAACCGCGGCTGGTCGTCGTGGCGCCCGAAGGCCGCGACCAGCCCGTTGATGCCGTCACCCGGATAGGCGAAGACGTGCTCGACACCCCAGTCGCGGAGGCGGCGCAGCATGTAGTCGGCGACGGTGGTGGTCATGGCGTCCTCCCTCGAAAGGAAGGGGTTACCCGACCAGCCGCCCGGCTAAAGCGGGAGCAGCATCCGGCCGCCCACCAGGAGGGTGCCGATCGTGACGACGGCGAACAGCATCACCCACATCAGGCCGGGCACGCGGGTGATCCGGGCCAGCTGGTCCGCGTCGGACTGCGGCGCGCGCCCGCGCCGCCGCCTGCGCTGCAACTCGCCCACCGGCCGCACACCGCCCAGGAGCAGGAACCACGTCACGAACAGCGCGAACGACGCCTGCCACTCGGTCGTGGCGTACCAGGACACGGCGAACATCACCCCGCCGGTCAGCACGACCGACAGCACGCCGAACGCGTTGCGGATCATGACCAGCATCCCGGCGAGCAGCACCACCGTGGCCCACAGCAGGGGCCTGACCTGCTCGGACGTCACCAGCGCCGCCGCGCCCAGGCCGAGCAGGGACGGCGTCACGTACCCGGCGAAGTACATCAGCACCACGGCGAGCCCGGTGGGCCGTCCGCGCGACACCGTGACCCCGGACGTGTCCGAGTTCAGCTTGATGCCCTCCAGCCGGCGGCCGGTGAGCAGCGCGACGAGGGCGTGCCCGGCCTCGTGCGCGATGGTGATGACGTGCCTGCTGTACCGCCACACGCCGGGGCTGGCCACCAACACCAGCGCCAGCACGGCGGGAGCCCATTTCGTCAGAGTCGACATCACCGACCAGCATGCCAGGGGCTTGCACCGCTGGTCCGCGCCGGCACCTTGAACGTGAGGGCATGCAGCAGTGCACGGTCCGCGGGACCGTGCACTGTTGCCTCATGTGTCAGTGGCCGCGCCGTGCCCTGTGCTGTTCGACGGCCGGGTCGACCGGCTGGACCGGCCGCGGCTGCACGGTCGGGTCCATCGACTCGATCCGGTCGTTCGGGTGCACGCCCGAACGCTGGGTCGGCATCTCCTGGGTGGTCGGATCCATCTGCGCCTGCGGATCCCGGATGCTCGCGCGCTGGTCCGCCACCGGGCGCTCGTCGATCGGGCGTTCGGCGACCGGCTGCTCGACCACCGGCTCCGTCACCAGCTTGCGCCGGGCCGGGAGCACCGCGATCAGCAGACCCACGGCGGCGAGGCCGAGGTGCAGCCAGTTGTCGTTGGTGTTCAACGCCAACGGGTTGCCCAGCCCCGAAACCGGGTTGGTGGCGAAGACACCGGCCAGAGCGAGGCCCCAAAGCGCTACCAAGCCATAGCCGAGGAACAGCAGCCAGCCGTAGAGCCTGGCCAGACCGGACGTGCTCGCCATCACCAGGCCGAGCACACCGAACACCAGGTGGACCACGTTGTGCAGCGGGTTGAGCGCGAACCCGAGCAGCGTCGCGTGCTGATCACCCGCGAAATCGCCGAACCCGGTCCGCACGAAGCCCAGCACACCCAACGCGAGGAAGACCAGGCCGACCAGGCCCGCCAACACCTGGGCGGGCTGGAGACCCGCGACCTTGACACGACCGGCGGTCGAGTGGTGGGTCATCTCGCCCTCCAACTGAGGACCACGAGCCCGTCTTGCACGGGCTCCGGACGACCACCGACTACCCCCGCGCCCCGAACGGCAAACCAATGACAGACCCGGTGGAGGCGGGCGCACGAGCCCGCCCCCGTTCCCGACAGGAGTCCCACACCCCGTCGTGCCGGGGTTTTCTTCCGTCCCGACCCACCCCATGAAGGCCGGGCCGGCGTGCCGCGCGAATCACCATTCCGACACCGCGACCGAATAGGCCGGACCAGTTATCGGAACAATTCCGCGCCGTCTCGCCGGATCACCGTGCGCACAGGTCAGGAGCGTGCGCCCGCATTACCGGAGACGCGCGTCGCCGAGCCGTTCCACTCGGTTTCCCTGCTCTCCACGATGATCCCCTCCGATTGGCCGGACACCACTGCGGTGTCCATACGACTATCCCGCCGGAGAGGTGTTGTGGTCAAAGGAATTACCGCTCCCCGCCGGGTTCGCTTGACCTCCAGTTAGCTCGAACTCCTAGCGTTGCGGGCAGACCACAGGCAGAGGGGACTACGAAGATGCGCGCCATCCGCCAGCACGAGTTCGGTCCGGCCGAGAACCTGCGCTACGAGGAGACGCCCGACCCGGAGCCGGGGCCCGGCCAAGTCCGGATCACGGTGTCCGCGGCGGGGGTGCACCTGCTCGACACGACCATCCGCCGCGGTGAGGGCGGCGGGCCGTTCCCGCTGCCGTCACTGCCCATGACGCCGGGCCGGGAGGTCGCCGGCGTCGTCACGCGAGTGGGTGACGGGGTCGAGGCGCACTGGCTGGGCAAGCGGGTCACCGCCCACCTCGGGCAGGCGAGCGGCGGTTATGCCGAGTTGGCGGTGGCGAACGCGGCGTCGCTGCACGAGCTGCCGGACCACGTGTCGGACGAGGCGGCGGTGGCCATGATCGGCACCGGCCGGACCGCTGTCGGGGTGCTGCGGATCGCGGAGATCACCTCGGACGACGTGGTGCTGGTGACGTCGGCCGCGGGCGGGTTGGGCGCGTTGTTCGTGCAGGAGGCCAAGGCGGTCGGGGCCAAGGTGGTCGGTGTCGCGAGCACCGCCAAGCTGGACCTGGTCCGGGAGTTGGGCGCGGACGTGGTGGCCGACTACACCCGACCCGGCTGGTCGGAGGGGATCGGCGAGGTGACCGTCGTGCTCGACGGCGTCGGCGGCGCACCCGGCCGCGAGGCGCTGGACCTGCTGGGCGTCGGCGGCCGGATCGTGCTGTTCGGCTGGTCCGCCGGCGAGCCCACGCGCATCGAGACCGCCGACCTCTACCGCCTCGGCATCACCGCCACGGTCGCGGTCGGGCCGCGGATGATGAAGGGCACCAACCTGCGCGGGCTGGAGGAACTGTCGCTGCGCGCTCTGGCCGACCAGCGCCTCACGCCGCTGACCACGGTGTTCCCGCTCAGCGAGGCCGCCAAGGCGCACGCCGCGCTGGAAGGCCGCGCCACCGTGGGCAAGGTCGTGCTCAAGCCCTGAACGGGTGAATGCCCCCGTGCGACGTGCGCACGGGGGCATTCAGTACCTAGACGGGAACCGTGACGATCCGCTCCCCCTCGAAGTTGCGGACCTCGACCGCGGCGACGTCCTCGGGCGCGATGAGCGCCGAGCCGTCCAGGTTGGTGCCGTCCTTCTCGCCGGCCGGGGAGACGAGCCAGCTGCCGGCCTCGTGGCTGCTGCCGTCCTTGGCGACGACGAACAGCTTGCACTTCTCGCCCTTCGCGACGCCCGCGACGGACGCGTTCACCCGCACCCACCCGGCGGCGGGCCTGACCTGCGCGGTCATCCGGGCGCCGGTCACCGGGTCGGTGGCCGACCCGAGCCTGGTCCCGGCCGGCGGCGCGGGCAGCGTGGTGTGCTGCTGGGCCTGGCCGCCGTCGGGCGCGGTGCCCCGGCCGACCGCGAAACCGCCGCCCAGCACGATCGCGGCCACCGCCGCCGCGGCCAACCCCATGCCGATCCTCCGACGGACCACCCGGCTGTCGCGTTCGGACCGCACCTGCCGCAGCGTCCGCTGCAACAGCAGGTCACCGCCGTCGGGCGGGCCGTCGAGCAGCGCCTCGGGGGGCACCTCGCCCATCACCTCCTCCATCACCCGCAGCCCGTCCACCTCGGCGCGGCACCGCGGGCAGGACGCCAAGTGGTCCTCCACGGCACGCGCCTCCCGCTCGTCGAGCACGCCGAGCACATAGGCGCCCAGCAGCTGTGGATCGTGGTTCGTGGTCATCCGGCCACCCCCTTCAGCGCGACCTGTTGCCCGACGAACGTCTCTCTCAGGGCCCGCAGCGCGTAGTGCGATCTCGATTTCACCGTGCCCGGCGGCACCCCCAGCGCCTCGGCCGCCTCGGTCACGCTCCGGCCCCGGAAGTAGATCTCCATCAGCACGTCGCGGTGGTCGGACGACAACCGGTCCAGGGCCTCGAGCACCACCATCGAGTCCACCACGGAATCGGCGTGGTCGCGCTGCACCGGCGGGGCCTCGGGCGTCTCGGCCACCTCCCGCGGTCTCGCCGCCTTCGCCCTGATCCGGTCGGTGACGATGTTGCGCGTCACGGTGAGCAGCCAGCCGCGGACCGAGCCCTTGCCGTTGACCAGGGCGTCCGGGTGCCGCCAGGCGCGCACGAGGGTTTCCTGGACGACGTCCTCGGCCGCCGCCCGGTCACCGGTCAACCGCGTCGCGTACGCGAGCAGCGCCCGGCCGTGTTCCTCGTAGAGGGACCGGACCAGTGCCTCGTCGGCCGCGGCCTCCCGTTTCCGGGACCACAGAGCCGCCATCCACCCACTCCTCTCGTCAACTCCCTCCCCGGACACGGATGTCGGACCGGTTCGGTTCACCGTGGGCGGAAGAAGTTCCTAGGAGCAGTTCTCGCCGGTGTTCAAGCAGGCCGTGACGCGGTCCATCAGCGGCACTGGCATGACGTTGACGAACATGGCGTGGTCGGTGCCGGGATCGCGCAACTGCTCGGGGAAGCTGTCGATGGCGTACGGGGCGCCGTCGGGCACGTCGTAGGCGACCCGGACGCGCAGCTTCGGCACCGGGAACGTCCCGGTCCGGCACACCCCGTTGGCGGCCGGGAACTCGACGTGCGCCCGGTGGCTCGGGCTGTCGGTGTTGCGGCCGTCCCAGCAGCTGGGGAACTCGAACGTGCGCAGGACCTTGCCGCCGGGCGCGCATTCGGGGTAGCGGTCGGTGTGCCGGTCCTCGAACCCGGTGCAGCTCCACCGCGCCCGGCCGCGTCCGGTGTTCAGCGCGGCCGGGTCGCCGGTGATCATGCGCAGGAACCGGGGCATCGCCACGACCCGGCTGACCGGGCTGCCGGCGAACGTGATGTCCACGTCCGCCGGCGGCAGCACCTCACCGGTGTTGCCGTGCACCCCGCCGCCGGGCTCGTGCTCGTCGTGGCCGGTGCGGTCGGTCAGCCGCAGCACCGGCCAGTAGTAGGTGGACGGGTCGCCGGCCCGGCAGGTGGTCCCGGCCGCGGCCAGCGACTCGTCCGTGGAGCCGGCGTTCGTGCTGGTGTTGCCGACGTACTCGTGGGTGTGGTGCGCGCCGAACGGCTGCCCCGGCGCGATGACCATGTTGTCCGCGTTGAGGTGACGCGACTCGTTGCGCCCGCAGTCGACGGCGAACGTGCCGGTCGAGGCGTCCTCGGTGGTGATCGCCGAGTCCACCGCCACCGGCACTTCGTCAATGGCCACGGTGCGGCTGTCCGCGCAGCCGGCGACCAGCACGAGCACCAGCGACAAGGACGCCCATCTCACGGACGACAGCCTATTCAGTTCAGCTGCACGCGGAGGATGCGGGTGTTGGAGTTGTTGGGAGTGCTGTCCTTGTCACCGTCGCTGGTCGTCAGCCACAGACTGCCGTCCGGCGCCGGTTCGACCGTGCGCAGCCGGCCGTAGGTGCCCTGGAAGTGGGTCGTCTCGGAACCGACCGACGTGCCACTGATCTCCAGCCGGTAGAGCCTGCTGCCGCGCAAAGCCGCGACGTACAGGGCGTTGTTGACGATGGCGATGCCGCTGGGCGAGGCGCTGGCCGTGGTCCACGTCCGTTTCGGCGC
This is a stretch of genomic DNA from Saccharothrix ecbatanensis. It encodes these proteins:
- a CDS encoding DUF4383 domain-containing protein, encoding MTHHSTAGRVKVAGLQPAQVLAGLVGLVFLALGVLGFVRTGFGDFAGDQHATLLGFALNPLHNVVHLVFGVLGLVMASTSGLARLYGWLLFLGYGLVALWGLALAGVFATNPVSGLGNPLALNTNDNWLHLGLAAVGLLIAVLPARRKLVTEPVVEQPVAERPIDERPVADQRASIRDPQAQMDPTTQEMPTQRSGVHPNDRIESMDPTVQPRPVQPVDPAVEQHRARRGH
- a CDS encoding SigB/SigF/SigG family RNA polymerase sigma factor; protein product: MTGSDGGTTRSGTQGDYDHLAPLFVRLAATAKDDPERERLRDELVTEHLPVAKHIARRFGHRGEPYDDLVQVATVGLINAVDRFDPERGSDFLSFAVPTIMGEVRKYFRDSSWSVRMPRRLKELHLAINAGSARLSQELGRAPTPSELAQHLGLSREEIHEGLAAGNAYHSASLDDLLVADDSSISLGSTLGEEDPELEAIEQREALHPLLEKLPERERKIVVMRFFGNMTQTQIAQKVGISQMHVSRLLAKTLRQLREGLTE
- a CDS encoding ATP-binding protein, translated to MSHTEPRSGESENALAGVELRMAADPTQLSIVRAVAADIAMRQDFDLDSIEDLKLAVDEACSTLISLATTDAVLSARFIVVDGAVQVFTEVGSERSAPPDRDSFGWRVLSALVDSVTTWVAPRADAFEVHIDLVKRSLGTVDA
- a CDS encoding M50 family metallopeptidase — protein: MSTLTKWAPAVLALVLVASPGVWRYSRHVITIAHEAGHALVALLTGRRLEGIKLNSDTSGVTVSRGRPTGLAVVLMYFAGYVTPSLLGLGAAALVTSEQVRPLLWATVVLLAGMLVMIRNAFGVLSVVLTGGVMFAVSWYATTEWQASFALFVTWFLLLGGVRPVGELQRRRRRGRAPQSDADQLARITRVPGLMWVMLFAVVTIGTLLVGGRMLLPL
- a CDS encoding STAS domain-containing protein, which translates into the protein MTVQDPDVVATSGAESAAAAGPRAGQIWLTVRTVSEGVTVVAVSGEVDMLTAPQLRADVLPHLDESSTLVLDMSGVSFLGSAGLAVLVEASQHAKRRGAAFRVVAVERAVTRPLAATGLGEVFSVFESVERALEADEPR
- a CDS encoding WhiB family transcriptional regulator; its protein translation is MTSTARLPKPVTDVWDWQKEGLCRGRDSAVFFHPDNERGSARAAREEKAKQLCARCPVVDPCREHALAVQEPYGVWGGMGEDERRRIIANRRRSAA
- a CDS encoding ATP-binding protein, whose translation is MTDQLADHHWGVEFPARPGELAAVRARLDSWLAREGLSEDDRYDLLIAVNEAASNAVEHAYASASAGTVHIDAEARPDGRVVVVVADHGCWHVPAPTLSTRGRGLLLMRENVDEVLVDRQPDGTTVTLVLTPGRRSRGTFLAPSTPPDPVQVAARDGWVEVVVLGDVPAHAAPAVRRRILTAARGGTVPVVVDLRDVGERNEGLIRSLRAVADAAAAAGNRVVVRAPEDGHARRALVAAGVDQVIDLVPHG
- a CDS encoding TIGR03557 family F420-dependent LLM class oxidoreductase, which produces MVSMGYFLSSEESGPRELVRQARWAEQAGFERLWISDHYHPWNAEQGNSPFVWSVIGALSEVTSLPVTTAVTCPTVRIHPAVVAQAAATAAVQCRGGFTLGVGSGEALNEHIFGDPWPSAPERLEMLEEAVEVMRALWTGDEVSHRGRHYTVENARLYTLPPSPVPVYVSAFGPKAADLAGRIGDGLCSTMPDSSLISKFRSAGGEGKPTQAGFKVCHADSAEAGVKTAHRLWANEQLPGELAQVLPTPRHFEQASTLVTEEMVASALPVGPDPQPYVDAVREYADAGYDEIYVQQIGPDQERFFSFWAETVAPALTAQSPASRSPGGAR
- a CDS encoding CDP-alcohol phosphatidyltransferase family protein, producing the protein MSHDPADRLLTIPNALSVLRLLGVPLFLYLLLGPHADGWALVVLVAAGLSDWLDGKIARWLDQTSRLGALLDPAADRLYILATLVAFVVRDIVPWWVAVVLVGREVVVGACLAVLRVRGYGPFEVNYLGKAATFNLLYAFPMLLLAQGTSTAAQIARPVAYAFMVWGCALYLWSGALYVYQFGLALRRQPGVAPL
- a CDS encoding thiamine pyrophosphate-requiring protein, with the protein product MTTTVADYMLRRLRDWGVEHVFAYPGDGINGLVAAFGRHDDQPRFIQSRHEEMSALEAVGYAKFSGRVGVCLATSGPGAIHLLNGLYDAKLDHVPVVAIVGQTARTAMGSSYQQEVDLHSLFKDVASEYLVDVTVPEQLPNALDRAIRTAESQRAPTALIIPADVQELEYSPPEHAFKHVPSSAPSHSWATAVPSEEDVRRAVEVLNAGERVAILVGQGARGAADEVRELADVLGAGVAKALLGKDVLPDDEPWVTGSIGLLGTRPSYELMRDCDTLLIVGSSFPYSQFLPAFDAARAVQVDVDGRMIGMRYPTEVNLVGDASATLRAVLRAVRRKEDRSWRETVERNVADWWETLRRQSFVDAEPVNPMRIMWELSPRLPEDAIVTADSGSAANWYARLVKLRGRMRGSLSGTLATMGAGVPYAIGAKFAHPDRPAVALVGDGAMQMNGLAELITIARYHEEWADPRCVVCVLHNNDLNQVTWELRAMGGEPKFEQSQVLPDVGYAAFARSIGLEGVDVDDPADLGAAWDRALTATKPVVLDVRCDPNVPPIPPHTTFDQTKATVEAMLRGDPDAWDVVRRGVRTKVQEFLRG